The following proteins come from a genomic window of Candidatus Bipolaricaulis sibiricus:
- a CDS encoding SSU rRNA (adenine(1518)-N(6)/adenine(1519)-N(6))-dimethyltransferase — protein sequence MHEMPGKLTSPTVLRDLLARHGVHLRSELGQHFLADENTLARIVEATEAQEDETAVEVGAGAGTLTCALAPRVRDLVAVEVDRRLIPVLEETTAAHPNVRMVCSDFRELSLGALGRELLLVGNLPYGITSDVLVKVIREREEVARAVFMVQWEVGEKLVAPPGPEASRLGVHLRAYFDVKVVRKVPRTVFFPPPEVDSALIRLRKLAQPRITVPEDAFERTLALVFSSRRKTLRRVLLGQLPAAEVDRILTEVGLDPRVRGEALSLETLDRLAGRAYG from the coding sequence ATGCACGAGATGCCAGGGAAGCTGACGTCGCCCACAGTACTCCGCGATCTCCTGGCCCGGCACGGGGTCCACCTGCGCTCCGAGCTCGGCCAGCACTTCCTGGCAGATGAGAACACCCTGGCAAGGATCGTCGAGGCGACAGAAGCGCAGGAGGATGAAACCGCCGTCGAGGTGGGCGCGGGCGCGGGGACCCTCACGTGCGCCCTCGCCCCGCGGGTGCGGGATCTCGTGGCGGTGGAGGTGGACCGGCGGTTGATCCCGGTCCTCGAGGAGACGACCGCCGCTCATCCCAACGTGCGGATGGTCTGCAGTGACTTTCGGGAGCTCTCGCTCGGAGCGTTGGGGAGAGAGCTCCTCCTCGTGGGGAACCTGCCGTACGGGATCACGAGCGATGTGCTTGTGAAGGTCATCCGAGAGCGGGAGGAAGTGGCGCGGGCGGTGTTCATGGTTCAGTGGGAGGTGGGGGAAAAGCTTGTCGCCCCGCCGGGGCCGGAGGCGAGCCGGCTCGGCGTCCACCTGCGGGCGTACTTCGACGTCAAGGTGGTACGCAAGGTACCGCGCACCGTGTTCTTCCCCCCGCCAGAGGTGGACTCGGCGCTGATCCGGCTGCGGAAGCTCGCCCAGCCGCGGATCACCGTGCCGGAGGACGCGTTCGAGCGGACGCTCGCCCTCGTCTTCTCCAGTCGGCGGAAGACCCTCCGCCGGGTCCTCCTCGGGCAACTTCCGGCGGCGGAGGTGGACCGGATCCTGACCGAAGTCGGCCTCGATCCCCGGGTCCGTGGCGAGGCGCTCTCGCTGGAGACGCTGGACCGCCTTGCGGGAAGGGCTTACGGTTGA
- a CDS encoding Thiamine-monophosphate kinase: MRIGDVGEFPLIERLAWIVRRTRSDVVVGIGDDAAALDLGGEDLVLLTVDSQVEGSHFVRDRIDPRHLGQRLVAVNASDIAAMGGRPTHAVVSLVLPSDLGLSWVEGLYTGLAEEADRLGIAVVGGNVARSGDGIVLDLALVGRVARGHLLTRSGAKAGDLVLVTGALGEAAAGLYLSEHPEVADPDREALRARHLAPTPRVWEGQLIAASGLATAMIDLSDGLAGDVAHVCDQSEVGVRIHAASLPVSPGVERVARRMGKQGWELALSGGEDFELLFTVPPHAAEGLATRVSAQTGTPVSVVGEVLPTPAGRLLALPGNREVPLAPRGFTHF; this comes from the coding sequence ATGCGCATCGGGGACGTCGGGGAGTTCCCGCTCATCGAGCGGCTGGCGTGGATCGTGAGGCGAACGCGATCGGACGTGGTCGTGGGGATCGGCGACGACGCGGCCGCCCTCGACCTTGGGGGGGAGGACCTCGTCCTCCTGACCGTGGACAGCCAGGTCGAAGGGAGCCACTTCGTGCGGGACCGGATCGACCCCCGCCACCTTGGCCAGCGTCTGGTGGCCGTGAACGCGAGCGACATCGCGGCGATGGGCGGCCGCCCCACCCACGCCGTCGTGTCCCTCGTTCTTCCCTCGGATCTCGGCCTGTCGTGGGTGGAGGGGCTCTACACCGGTCTCGCCGAGGAGGCGGACCGGTTAGGGATAGCCGTGGTCGGGGGCAACGTCGCCCGCTCCGGGGACGGGATCGTCCTCGACCTCGCCCTCGTCGGCCGCGTGGCCCGAGGGCACCTCCTCACCCGAAGCGGGGCAAAGGCGGGAGACCTCGTCCTCGTGACGGGCGCCCTCGGCGAGGCCGCGGCCGGGCTCTACCTGAGCGAGCACCCCGAGGTCGCGGACCCCGACCGGGAGGCGCTCCGCGCCCGCCACCTCGCCCCGACTCCGCGGGTGTGGGAGGGGCAGCTCATCGCCGCCTCCGGGCTCGCCACGGCGATGATCGACCTCTCGGACGGCCTGGCGGGCGACGTGGCCCACGTGTGCGACCAAAGCGAGGTCGGCGTGCGGATTCACGCCGCATCGCTCCCCGTGTCGCCCGGGGTCGAGCGGGTGGCAAGACGGATGGGGAAGCAGGGATGGGAACTAGCGTTGTCTGGGGGCGAGGACTTCGAGCTCCTGTTCACCGTCCCGCCCCACGCGGCCGAGGGTCTTGCCACGCGGGTTTCCGCCCAGACGGGCACGCCGGTGTCCGTGGTCGGGGAGGTCCTACCCACCCCCGCGGGGCGACTGCTCGCCCTTCCCGGCAACCGGGAAGTGCCCCTCGCGCCGCGGGGGTTCACCCACTTTTGA